The following proteins are encoded in a genomic region of Micrococcaceae bacterium Sec5.8:
- a CDS encoding ArgE/DapE family deacylase: MLSDDQTRRILDAVDAGFDAQLSFTQDLVKHPSLRTREGSAQDLMFGAMSGRGLDMDRWELDAQELSVHEGFGPVTVSYDGMTNVVGTYRPGTERGRSLILNGHIDVVPEGPAEDWSRYPWDAPVIDGWMYGRGAGDMKAGLAANLFAFDAVRAAGFEPAGRIHFQSVVEEECTGNGSLSALMRGYQADAVIIPEPEEDMLVRANVGVLWFKVRVTGNPTHPREMGTGFNAIDAAYTAMTALREVEEKWNAERGQHRHFEDLEHPINFNFGGIAGGDWPSSVPAWCEFDVRAAIYPGIAAEDAWAELQECLAQLGTGPDPIKAVGTKTGFFAEGYVLEPGSDAETLLGRTHEQVFGGELESFTTPGYLDGRVFALYADTPALVYGPVSESIHGFDERVSVESVRRITKSIALFIADWCGLDERLAAAAEG; encoded by the coding sequence ATGCTCAGTGACGACCAAACCCGTCGCATCCTGGACGCCGTCGACGCTGGCTTCGACGCTCAGTTGTCCTTCACCCAGGACCTCGTCAAGCACCCGTCGCTGCGGACCCGGGAGGGCAGCGCCCAGGACCTGATGTTCGGCGCCATGTCCGGCCGCGGCCTGGACATGGACCGCTGGGAGCTGGACGCGCAGGAGCTCTCCGTCCACGAGGGCTTCGGCCCGGTGACGGTGTCCTATGACGGGATGACCAACGTGGTGGGCACCTACCGCCCGGGCACCGAGCGCGGCCGGTCCCTGATCCTCAACGGCCATATCGACGTCGTTCCGGAGGGCCCGGCCGAAGACTGGTCCCGCTACCCCTGGGACGCCCCGGTCATCGACGGGTGGATGTACGGCCGCGGTGCAGGCGACATGAAGGCGGGGCTCGCGGCGAACCTCTTCGCGTTCGACGCCGTGCGCGCCGCCGGGTTCGAGCCGGCCGGGCGCATCCACTTCCAGTCCGTCGTCGAGGAGGAATGCACGGGCAACGGCTCCCTGTCCGCCCTGATGCGCGGCTACCAGGCCGACGCGGTCATCATTCCCGAACCGGAAGAGGACATGCTGGTCCGCGCCAACGTGGGTGTGCTCTGGTTCAAGGTCAGGGTCACCGGCAACCCCACCCACCCGCGCGAGATGGGCACCGGCTTCAACGCGATCGACGCCGCGTACACGGCGATGACGGCGCTGCGTGAGGTGGAGGAGAAGTGGAACGCCGAGCGGGGACAGCACCGCCACTTCGAAGACCTGGAGCACCCGATCAACTTCAACTTCGGCGGGATCGCCGGCGGGGACTGGCCTTCCAGCGTGCCGGCGTGGTGCGAGTTCGACGTGCGGGCGGCCATCTATCCGGGGATCGCGGCCGAGGACGCCTGGGCTGAACTCCAGGAGTGCCTGGCGCAGCTGGGCACCGGTCCGGACCCCATCAAGGCGGTCGGCACCAAGACCGGGTTCTTCGCCGAGGGCTACGTGCTGGAACCGGGCAGCGACGCCGAAACGCTGCTGGGCCGCACCCACGAACAGGTCTTCGGCGGCGAGCTGGAGAGCTTCACCACCCCGGGCTACCTCGACGGCCGGGTCTTCGCCCTCTACGCCGACACTCCCGCGCTGGTGTACGGCCCGGTGTCGGAGTCCATCCACGGCTTCGACGAGCGGGTCTCCGTCGAGTCCGTCCGCCGGATCACCAAGAGCATTGCCCTGTTCATCGCCGACTGGTGCGGCCTGGACGAACGGCTGGCGGCGGCTGCGGAAGGCTAA
- a CDS encoding M20 family metallo-hydrolase — protein sequence MSTTDEQFLTDFATMSGFGATSGGGVDRQAGTAADHATRSWFSQWLAQHGYTETVDEAGNQFGTLELVPGAPYVLVGSHLDSQPLAGRYDGAYGVLAAAHAGSRVAAEARTGNLDPAYNLAVVNWFNEEGSRFAPSMMGSGVFTGKLTLRDALATADPAGTTVAEALAAGHRDADADAPVLAQVARYAEIHIEQGRELEESGTHVGIVDRTWAASKYRVTVDGAQSHTGATRMEDRRDALYGAALVIAAARELAAEFEPGLLHTSVSELFVLPNSPVTIARQVLMNLDLRSPDESVLTLAMERLSKRIIDAETDSRTDIRLTLTHNWGLLSYQPGGVALGKASADSLGYTHKEVMTVAGHDSTNLKDVVPTVMLFVPSVEGISHNEAEFTRDEDALRGVELLTDVTRRLVRGELEES from the coding sequence ATGAGCACCACCGACGAGCAGTTCCTTACAGATTTCGCGACCATGTCCGGGTTCGGCGCGACCTCCGGCGGCGGCGTCGACCGGCAGGCCGGCACCGCCGCCGACCACGCCACCCGGTCCTGGTTCAGCCAGTGGCTGGCGCAGCACGGCTATACCGAAACGGTGGACGAGGCAGGCAACCAGTTCGGCACCCTGGAGCTGGTGCCCGGCGCCCCGTACGTGCTGGTCGGCTCGCACCTGGACTCCCAGCCGTTGGCCGGCCGGTACGACGGCGCCTACGGCGTGCTCGCCGCGGCCCACGCAGGCAGCCGCGTCGCCGCCGAGGCCCGGACCGGGAACCTGGACCCCGCCTACAACCTCGCCGTGGTGAACTGGTTCAACGAGGAAGGCAGCCGGTTCGCGCCCAGCATGATGGGCAGCGGCGTCTTCACCGGAAAGCTGACGCTGCGCGACGCCCTCGCGACGGCGGACCCCGCGGGCACGACCGTCGCCGAGGCCCTGGCCGCCGGGCACCGCGACGCCGACGCCGACGCCCCGGTCCTGGCCCAGGTGGCCCGCTACGCCGAAATCCACATCGAGCAGGGCCGGGAGCTGGAGGAGAGCGGCACACACGTGGGCATCGTGGACCGAACCTGGGCCGCGAGCAAGTACCGGGTGACCGTGGACGGGGCGCAGTCGCATACCGGCGCGACCCGGATGGAGGACCGCCGTGACGCGCTCTACGGGGCCGCGCTGGTCATCGCCGCCGCCCGGGAACTGGCCGCGGAATTCGAACCCGGGCTGCTGCACACTTCGGTGTCCGAACTGTTCGTCCTGCCGAACTCGCCGGTGACGATCGCCCGGCAGGTCCTGATGAACCTGGATCTCCGCTCCCCGGACGAGTCCGTGCTGACCCTCGCGATGGAGCGGCTAAGCAAGCGGATCATCGACGCCGAGACCGATTCCCGCACGGACATCCGCCTCACGCTCACACACAACTGGGGGTTGCTGTCCTACCAGCCCGGCGGAGTGGCGCTTGGCAAGGCCAGTGCGGACAGCCTGGGCTACACCCACAAAGAGGTCATGACTGTCGCCGGGCACGATTCGACCAACCTGAAGGACGTCGTCCCGACCGTGATGCTGTTCGTCCCCAGCGTCGAGGGCATCTCCCACAACGAGGCCGAATTCACCCGCGACGAGGACGCGCTGCGCGGCGTGGAACTGCTCACAGACGTCACCCGCCGGCTGGTGCGCGGCGAATTGGAAGAGAGCTAG
- a CDS encoding ABC transporter permease: MTRYLWTRLWQSLVTLVLASLVIFIGIRQLPGDPAIAMAGEEASPEQLEAVRSQLGLDQPLPAQYFSFIGRLLHGDLGQSTRTGTPVTDLIATTLPVTLWLSAYAIVLAVVAGILLGVISERFRGRWPEWVSNAVALVGLSVPSFWLGLLAILYLAVNLGWFPASGYVNVLEDPVRGLYYLTLPAIILGTALAAVILRQTRASMIETMSTDYVRTANAKGLSGGRVLFRYGLRNSLIVVVTIVGLQLGGLISGAVVTERIFALPGFGKLTLDAVFTRDYPVIQAVVLIITVSYIVINLAVDILYSVINPKIRVGVN; this comes from the coding sequence ATGACCCGCTATCTCTGGACCCGACTCTGGCAGTCCCTGGTCACCCTGGTCCTGGCCTCCCTGGTGATTTTCATCGGCATCCGGCAACTCCCCGGCGATCCCGCGATCGCCATGGCCGGGGAGGAGGCCAGCCCGGAACAGCTCGAGGCCGTCCGCTCCCAGCTGGGCCTGGACCAGCCCCTCCCGGCCCAGTACTTCAGCTTCATCGGCCGGCTCCTGCACGGGGACCTGGGCCAGTCCACCCGCACCGGCACCCCGGTCACGGACCTGATCGCCACCACGCTGCCCGTCACCCTCTGGCTCTCCGCCTACGCGATCGTGCTCGCCGTCGTCGCCGGCATCCTCCTGGGCGTCATCTCCGAACGGTTCCGCGGCCGCTGGCCCGAATGGGTCTCCAACGCCGTCGCCCTGGTGGGACTCTCGGTCCCGAGCTTCTGGCTGGGCCTGCTCGCCATCCTCTACCTCGCCGTCAACCTCGGCTGGTTCCCCGCCTCCGGGTACGTGAACGTCCTGGAGGACCCGGTGCGGGGCCTGTACTACCTGACACTGCCGGCCATCATCCTGGGCACCGCGCTGGCCGCGGTGATTCTCCGGCAGACCCGCGCGTCCATGATCGAGACCATGAGCACCGACTACGTCCGGACCGCCAACGCCAAGGGCCTCAGCGGCGGCCGGGTGCTGTTCCGCTACGGGCTGCGCAACTCCCTGATTGTGGTGGTCACCATTGTGGGCCTGCAGCTGGGCGGGCTGATCTCCGGAGCCGTGGTCACGGAACGGATCTTCGCGCTGCCGGGCTTCGGCAAGCTCACCCTCGACGCCGTGTTCACCCGCGACTATCCCGTCATCCAGGCCGTGGTGCTCATCATTACCGTGAGCTACATCGTGATCAACCTCGCGGTGGACATCCTGTACTCGGTCATCAATCCGAAAATCCGAGTGGGAGTCAACTAA
- a CDS encoding ABC transporter substrate-binding protein, protein MSPLFRSTAPPATGRRHARTAALFGGVALVAVAATGCQPIQPLPEAVNRTDVMSAPIGTQQIKEGGNLVMALSAEPDRLDPTTSSSLYTRYVMQTMCQKLYDIDDQGEIVPQLATALPEVSADGLAVTIPVRTGATFADGTPFNADAARLTIERGLTLKGSARKSELGPIASVETLDETTLRINYKKPFAPITAALADRAGMVLSPKAVADAGASFGDHPVCVGPFKFAERVPQTSIKVERDPLYYDATNVHLDTITYRIMTDSNIRAANLRSGDVQVADSISPQDVDALSKEDDVGVLQVGSLGYQGLTLNLGNTDGVGKPPGEIDTALAKDAKVRIALSMSVDRAALVNTVFNNWYEPACSPIAPSSPFATDLSRACPEFNPEKAKALLQEAGVQTPYPVELQVSNSPDTLRYAQALQAAVADAGFALTIRPVEYSTLLDVQTRGDFAALQLGWSGRVDPHGNMFNFLATGAGNNYSGYSNPAVDKLLAAASGATDQAARAELYGQVVQQVQADNPVIYLYRVRSLTAYSTGVAGIDTFADGVVHLSNAAFVTKK, encoded by the coding sequence ATGTCACCCTTGTTCCGTTCCACCGCCCCGCCGGCCACCGGCCGGCGTCACGCCCGGACTGCCGCCCTGTTCGGCGGCGTGGCCCTCGTGGCCGTTGCCGCCACGGGCTGCCAGCCGATCCAGCCGCTGCCCGAAGCCGTCAACCGCACGGACGTCATGTCCGCCCCCATCGGCACCCAGCAGATCAAGGAGGGCGGGAACCTGGTGATGGCGCTCTCCGCCGAGCCGGACCGCCTCGACCCGACAACGTCGTCGTCCCTCTACACTCGCTACGTCATGCAGACGATGTGCCAGAAGCTCTACGACATCGATGACCAGGGCGAGATCGTCCCGCAGCTGGCCACCGCGCTGCCCGAGGTCAGCGCGGACGGCCTGGCCGTCACCATTCCGGTCCGCACCGGCGCCACCTTCGCCGACGGCACCCCGTTCAACGCCGACGCCGCCCGGCTGACGATCGAGCGCGGCCTCACCCTGAAAGGCTCGGCCCGGAAAAGCGAACTGGGACCCATCGCCAGCGTGGAGACCCTGGACGAGACCACGCTGCGGATCAATTACAAGAAGCCCTTCGCCCCGATCACCGCCGCGCTCGCGGACCGGGCCGGCATGGTGCTCTCACCCAAAGCCGTGGCCGACGCCGGTGCCTCCTTCGGCGACCACCCCGTCTGTGTGGGTCCCTTCAAATTCGCCGAACGGGTGCCGCAGACCTCCATCAAGGTTGAACGCGACCCGCTCTACTACGACGCCACGAACGTCCACCTGGACACCATCACCTACCGGATCATGACGGACTCGAACATCCGGGCCGCCAACCTGCGCTCCGGCGACGTCCAGGTGGCCGACTCCATCTCCCCGCAGGACGTGGACGCCCTCTCCAAGGAAGACGACGTCGGCGTCCTCCAGGTGGGGTCCCTCGGTTACCAGGGACTGACCCTGAACCTGGGCAACACCGACGGCGTCGGCAAACCACCGGGGGAGATCGACACCGCCCTGGCCAAGGACGCCAAGGTCCGGATCGCCCTCTCCATGTCCGTGGACCGGGCAGCCCTGGTGAACACCGTCTTCAACAACTGGTACGAACCGGCCTGCTCACCGATTGCGCCCTCCAGCCCCTTCGCCACGGACCTCAGCAGGGCCTGCCCGGAATTCAACCCGGAAAAGGCCAAAGCCCTCCTCCAGGAAGCCGGGGTACAGACCCCGTACCCGGTGGAACTGCAGGTCAGCAACTCACCGGACACGCTGCGCTACGCCCAGGCCCTGCAGGCAGCGGTGGCGGACGCCGGCTTCGCCCTGACCATCCGGCCCGTGGAATACTCCACGCTGCTGGACGTCCAGACCCGCGGCGACTTCGCGGCCCTCCAGCTGGGCTGGTCCGGCCGCGTGGATCCACACGGGAACATGTTCAACTTCCTCGCCACCGGCGCCGGCAACAACTACTCCGGCTACAGCAACCCGGCGGTGGACAAGCTCCTCGCCGCGGCCTCCGGCGCAACGGACCAGGCAGCCCGCGCGGAGCTCTACGGCCAGGTGGTGCAGCAGGTGCAGGCGGACAATCCCGTGATCTACCTCTACCGCGTCCGCAGCCTCACGGCCTACAGCACCGGGGTGGCCGGCATCGACACCTTCGCCGACGGCGTGGTCCACCTCAGCAACGCAGCCTTCGTGACGAAGAAGTAA
- a CDS encoding helix-turn-helix domain-containing protein yields MTTHDGGYARPAAAAPRDFRPGRPMEPEWTELLESLWRDRDLLVKDFLARFSAVSYGDALVPPEDVYQTAADTMDMFLFQMAGLPLPADLQALPREVASRRARQGVPLDAFLEAIRNDFRVLWKGLERVAGTTGIGVLVANMDRVLDAVEGYVSSIQQAYAEEEARLARNKQLYRQRLLSRLFNADLGGPAEVRELAAALGVQAAGSFEVLAVTAESVAQAQRQSDHRIYAYENAGVLYLFRQQRKGRTWSAEAPPFPAGYVPGVEGLAAVPAAAASALVLAQHQRRGAGLATMEDTWMGIAGGLLERKFPDFSAPIRQALDNCTPLERQRLLQVARSYGRTGSIKETSEELFCHRNTVVNRLHSLHEVIGLDLTVPAQAARALIALSRYSDVVE; encoded by the coding sequence ATGACGACACACGACGGCGGCTACGCCCGCCCCGCCGCGGCCGCTCCCCGCGACTTCCGGCCCGGGCGGCCCATGGAACCGGAATGGACCGAGCTGCTGGAGAGCCTCTGGCGGGACCGGGACTTGCTGGTCAAAGACTTCCTCGCCCGGTTCTCCGCTGTTTCCTACGGCGACGCCCTGGTTCCCCCGGAGGACGTTTACCAGACCGCGGCCGACACCATGGACATGTTCCTCTTTCAGATGGCGGGCCTGCCGCTTCCCGCCGACCTGCAGGCGCTGCCGCGAGAGGTGGCGTCGCGCCGGGCCCGCCAGGGCGTGCCCCTGGACGCGTTCCTCGAAGCGATCCGCAATGACTTCCGGGTTCTCTGGAAGGGGCTGGAACGGGTGGCGGGGACCACCGGAATCGGCGTTCTGGTGGCCAACATGGACCGAGTCCTCGACGCCGTCGAGGGCTACGTGAGCAGCATCCAGCAGGCCTACGCCGAGGAGGAAGCACGGCTGGCCCGCAACAAGCAGCTCTACAGGCAGCGGCTGCTGTCCCGGCTGTTCAACGCAGACCTGGGTGGCCCCGCCGAAGTCCGCGAGCTGGCCGCCGCCCTCGGCGTGCAGGCCGCCGGCAGCTTTGAAGTGCTGGCGGTCACCGCGGAGTCCGTGGCGCAGGCGCAGCGCCAGTCCGACCACCGCATCTACGCCTACGAGAACGCCGGCGTCCTGTACCTTTTCCGGCAACAGCGCAAAGGGCGCACCTGGTCCGCGGAGGCTCCGCCCTTCCCGGCCGGCTACGTCCCCGGCGTGGAGGGGCTGGCCGCGGTCCCCGCGGCTGCCGCTTCGGCGCTGGTGCTGGCCCAGCACCAGCGCCGCGGCGCCGGCCTCGCCACCATGGAGGACACCTGGATGGGCATCGCCGGCGGACTTCTGGAGCGGAAATTTCCGGACTTCTCGGCGCCGATCCGGCAGGCGCTGGACAACTGCACGCCGCTGGAACGCCAGCGCCTGCTGCAGGTGGCACGCAGCTACGGACGCACCGGCTCCATCAAGGAAACCTCCGAAGAGCTGTTCTGCCACCGCAACACCGTGGTGAACCGCCTGCACAGCCTGCACGAGGTGATCGGCCTGGACCTCACGGTGCCGGCCCAGGCCGCCCGGGCCCTCATCGCGCTGAGCCGGTACAGCGACGTCGTCGAGTGA
- a CDS encoding YoaK family protein — protein sequence MKPKFSGGTARLHLVLMLMLTFSTGVVDAVGYLGLDRVFTGNMTGNVVLLGMAVVGGTGLPVLRPALALAFFMLGAALAGRVLRRSGEGWSHRTSTNFLTVALGLWALTVFVALAPVHAEELYGSITTSGMALLMGIQAATAKKLKVAEITTVVVTSTITGLAADSRLAGGTGVHWVRRALAIVLILLGALAGSAALHVGLWMGLGVAALIASAVAGVGHRRYRTDARATLADKEETAGVRAGVGGR from the coding sequence GTGAAACCCAAGTTTTCCGGCGGCACCGCCCGCCTCCACCTGGTCCTGATGCTGATGCTCACGTTCTCCACCGGCGTGGTGGATGCGGTGGGCTATCTCGGCCTGGACCGGGTGTTTACCGGCAATATGACCGGCAACGTGGTGCTGCTGGGCATGGCCGTGGTGGGCGGCACCGGCCTGCCGGTCCTGCGGCCGGCCCTGGCACTGGCCTTCTTCATGCTGGGCGCCGCCCTGGCGGGACGGGTGCTGCGGCGCTCGGGTGAGGGCTGGTCACACCGGACTTCCACGAACTTCCTCACGGTGGCCCTGGGCCTCTGGGCCCTGACGGTGTTTGTGGCGCTGGCGCCGGTGCACGCCGAGGAGCTCTACGGCAGCATCACCACCTCGGGGATGGCCCTGCTGATGGGGATCCAGGCCGCGACGGCGAAGAAACTCAAGGTCGCCGAGATCACCACGGTGGTGGTCACCTCCACCATCACCGGACTCGCCGCCGACTCCCGCCTCGCCGGCGGCACCGGCGTCCACTGGGTCCGCCGGGCGCTGGCCATTGTGCTGATCCTGCTGGGCGCCCTGGCCGGGTCCGCGGCCCTGCACGTGGGGCTCTGGATGGGGCTGGGCGTTGCTGCGCTGATTGCTTCTGCTGTAGCGGGCGTCGGCCACCGGCGGTACCGGACGGACGCCCGGGCAACGCTGGCGGATAAGGAGGAGACGGCCGGCGTCAGGGCCGGGGTCGGCGGCCGCTGA
- a CDS encoding amidohydrolase — MPVDLLIRNAHILTQDASRPTATSLLIHDGKILDVEPDPALAGSAARTIDAAGLTVVPGFNDVHAHSVWFGLGLMEANLGTVRSLADVYRIIADAADGLAPGDWVVASGFSPLLIGGQQPDRDRLDAAAGGRPVWIKHSSGHACTLNGAALDLVAAGADLSAPIDGGAVVVDDDGMPTGLLEENAMRLVQDILLPYPLETIERALDLATSHYLSEGITSVTDAGVAGGWIGYSPREFAAYQNARDRGLLSVRMQPMMVIDALHGVPGHDDDLAFTGLDGGIRTGLGDDWLRLGPVKIFSDGSLLGSTAYMTEDYVGCSHNHGYLQMDAEKLRESALGAYRAGWAVAMHAIGDHAIDHAIDIITEAQDSYGSNSQPNRIEHGGVVRPDQLDRIAKAGIVLVPQPHFITEFGDGMARLLGPKRTAWSYPAKSLLSHGLVLPGSSDRPVSNGRPLDVMQSFVERLTPSGAVYGPEERITAAEALAAYTTGSAAATGTGDVKGRLAAGYLADLVFLDQDPTAVDPSRIGATQVLATMVGGQVRFGADNLPPRARGEDLEAAMTGKETP, encoded by the coding sequence ATGCCCGTTGATCTCCTGATCCGCAACGCCCACATCCTGACCCAGGATGCGTCCCGCCCCACCGCGACCAGCCTGCTCATCCACGACGGCAAAATCCTCGACGTGGAGCCGGACCCCGCCCTGGCCGGCTCCGCCGCACGGACCATCGACGCTGCCGGACTCACGGTTGTTCCCGGGTTCAACGATGTCCATGCGCACAGCGTGTGGTTCGGGCTGGGGCTGATGGAGGCCAATCTGGGAACGGTGCGCAGCCTGGCGGATGTGTACCGGATCATCGCCGACGCCGCGGACGGGCTGGCACCGGGCGACTGGGTGGTGGCTTCGGGCTTCAGCCCGCTGCTGATCGGCGGCCAGCAGCCGGACCGCGACCGGCTGGATGCAGCGGCCGGCGGGCGCCCGGTGTGGATCAAACACTCCTCCGGCCACGCCTGCACCCTCAATGGCGCGGCCCTGGATCTTGTCGCCGCGGGCGCCGACCTCAGCGCCCCGATCGACGGCGGCGCCGTCGTCGTCGATGACGACGGCATGCCCACCGGGCTGCTGGAGGAAAACGCGATGCGCCTGGTGCAGGACATCCTGCTGCCCTACCCGCTGGAGACGATCGAACGGGCCCTGGACCTGGCCACTTCGCATTACCTTTCCGAAGGCATCACCAGCGTCACGGACGCCGGAGTCGCCGGCGGTTGGATCGGCTATTCGCCCCGCGAGTTCGCGGCCTACCAGAACGCCCGCGACCGGGGCCTGCTCAGCGTCCGGATGCAACCGATGATGGTCATCGACGCCCTGCACGGAGTGCCCGGCCACGACGACGACCTGGCCTTCACGGGTCTGGACGGCGGCATCCGCACCGGGCTGGGCGACGACTGGCTCCGGCTGGGCCCGGTGAAGATCTTCAGCGACGGCTCGCTCCTGGGCAGCACTGCGTACATGACCGAGGACTATGTCGGCTGCTCCCACAACCACGGCTACCTGCAGATGGACGCGGAAAAGCTGCGCGAGTCGGCGCTGGGCGCTTACCGGGCCGGGTGGGCGGTCGCGATGCACGCCATCGGCGACCACGCGATCGACCATGCGATTGACATCATCACCGAGGCGCAGGACAGCTACGGCTCGAACAGCCAGCCCAACCGGATCGAGCACGGCGGCGTGGTCCGGCCGGACCAGCTGGACCGGATCGCCAAGGCCGGCATCGTGCTGGTCCCGCAGCCGCACTTCATCACCGAATTTGGCGACGGCATGGCCCGCCTGCTGGGTCCGAAGCGCACGGCGTGGTCCTATCCGGCCAAAAGCCTGCTGAGCCACGGGCTGGTGCTGCCGGGGAGCTCGGACCGTCCTGTCTCCAACGGCCGTCCGCTGGATGTGATGCAGTCGTTCGTGGAGCGGCTGACCCCCTCCGGCGCGGTCTACGGCCCGGAGGAACGAATCACGGCAGCCGAGGCGCTGGCCGCGTACACCACGGGTTCGGCCGCCGCGACCGGCACCGGGGACGTCAAGGGACGCCTGGCGGCCGGGTACCTGGCGGACCTGGTGTTCCTCGACCAGGACCCCACCGCCGTCGACCCGTCCCGCATCGGCGCCACCCAGGTCCTGGCCACCATGGTGGGCGGACAGGTCCGTTTCGGCGCAGACAATCTCCCGCCGCGGGCCCGCGGCGAAGACCTCGAGGCAGCAATGACAGGGAAGGAAACCCCATGA
- a CDS encoding MFS transporter — MTTSNSLSPAAGAPPVISGKDAGKIARAAFVGTALEWYDYYLFGTAAALVFNRLFFTNMDPTAALLASFATFGVGFAARPIGAVIFGYIGDRYGRRPALLITIVMIGLATALIGLLPDFGSIGLAAPVLLAVLRLVQGLAVGGEWGGAVTMAVEHAPVEKRGRYAALVQVGSPVATLLASGAFSLVLLFPSEAFDAWGWRIPFLLAFPMLGVALWIRLKVEESPIFKDLLAMGETSKVPALDVFRHAGGRLLVAILAALLGVGGFYMITTFVVSYGANTLKVDRNVMVNATLVAAVAQIGVTFLMGRLAEKIGPGKVTMWGGIVSAITAFPLFAMIDTKSPLLITLAITIGIMLIAVAYAVNGALLTELFPPKLRYSGVALGYNIAGATSGFMPLLATAMLGVSGNQSWGAALILMIISLLTAVGGFFGERLRVQDKKLVADA, encoded by the coding sequence GTGACGACCTCAAACTCGCTCTCCCCCGCCGCAGGTGCCCCTCCGGTGATTTCCGGCAAGGACGCGGGCAAAATTGCCCGCGCCGCTTTCGTCGGAACCGCGCTGGAGTGGTACGACTACTACCTCTTCGGCACCGCCGCGGCGCTGGTGTTCAACCGACTCTTCTTCACCAACATGGACCCCACCGCGGCGCTGCTGGCCTCCTTCGCCACCTTCGGCGTCGGCTTCGCGGCCCGTCCGATCGGCGCCGTCATCTTCGGCTACATCGGTGACCGGTACGGCCGCCGCCCGGCCCTGCTGATCACCATCGTGATGATCGGCCTCGCCACCGCCCTGATCGGCCTGCTGCCTGACTTCGGCAGTATCGGCCTGGCCGCGCCGGTCCTGCTGGCGGTCCTGCGCCTGGTCCAGGGCCTGGCCGTCGGTGGCGAGTGGGGCGGCGCGGTGACCATGGCCGTGGAACACGCCCCGGTGGAAAAGCGCGGCCGGTATGCGGCGCTAGTCCAGGTCGGGTCGCCGGTCGCGACGCTGCTGGCCTCCGGCGCCTTCTCACTGGTCCTGCTCTTCCCGTCCGAGGCGTTTGACGCCTGGGGCTGGCGCATCCCGTTCCTGCTGGCATTCCCGATGCTCGGCGTCGCACTCTGGATCCGCCTTAAGGTGGAGGAGTCCCCCATCTTCAAGGACCTGCTCGCCATGGGCGAAACCTCCAAGGTCCCGGCCCTGGATGTATTCCGCCACGCCGGCGGCCGCCTGCTGGTAGCGATCCTCGCCGCCCTGCTCGGCGTCGGCGGCTTCTACATGATCACCACCTTCGTGGTCAGCTACGGCGCGAACACCCTGAAGGTGGACCGCAACGTCATGGTCAACGCGACCCTGGTCGCCGCCGTGGCCCAGATCGGCGTCACCTTCCTGATGGGCCGGCTGGCCGAGAAGATCGGCCCGGGCAAGGTCACCATGTGGGGCGGCATCGTCAGCGCCATCACGGCGTTCCCGCTCTTCGCCATGATCGACACCAAGTCCCCGCTCCTGATCACGCTGGCCATCACCATCGGCATCATGCTCATCGCGGTGGCGTACGCCGTGAACGGAGCCCTGCTGACCGAACTGTTCCCGCCGAAGCTGCGCTACTCCGGCGTGGCCCTCGGCTACAACATCGCCGGCGCCACCAGCGGGTTCATGCCGCTGCTGGCCACCGCCATGCTGGGCGTCTCCGGCAACCAGTCCTGGGGCGCCGCCCTGATCCTGATGATCATCTCGCTGCTCACCGCCGTGGGCGGGTTCTTCGGCGAGCGCCTGCGCGTGCAGGACAAGAAGCTCGTCGCGGACGCCTAG